The Acidobacteriota bacterium genome includes the window GACCTTGGCGAAAATAACCTCTTTATCCCCGCGGACAAACATGATGCGCTCGGCGCGGGTCTTAAAAATTTCCAGCAGCCGCGGTCCCAAATTATCTCTGGTGACATCGTCCTGGTTGATCTTCAGATTTCCCTGCTGGTCCACGGAGACGACCACGGTGCGATCGTCGGTATCCTGCTGCTTTTGCGGATTCGGGTTAGGCTGGGGCACCTGGGCATCCAAACCGTTGGGAATGCGCGGGCTGATGACCATGAAAATGATCAGCAGGACGAGTAGGATGTCGATCAAAGGAACGATATTGGGCTCGG containing:
- a CDS encoding biopolymer transporter ExbD: MGMSVGTGHGPKSEPNIVPLIDILLVLLIIFMVISPRIPNGLDAQVPQPNPNPQKQQDTDDRTVVVSVDQQGNLKINQDDVTRDNLGPRLLEIFKTRAERIMFVRGDKEVIFAKVAEVIDIAKGAGIDKIGLITQQMEEGN